Proteins from one Halobacteriovoraceae bacterium genomic window:
- the ccoN gene encoding cytochrome-c oxidase, cbb3-type subunit I, giving the protein MSSDNADNVKLETFSYDDKVVRWYLFASIFWGVAGLLAGVTVAFQLATWKANFGLEWLTFGRLRPLHTNAAIFAFTGNMIFCGVFYSMQRLCKTRIFSSTLAWLQFWGWQLIIALGGVSILIGFSHGKEYAELEWPFDIAIAVVWVMFGINMIGTLIKRRERHIYVAIWFYLATFVTVAVLHIVNSIEFPVSLMKSYPVYAGVQDALVQWWYGHNAVAFFLTTPFLGLMYYFIPKAANRPVYSYRLSVIHFWSLVFIYIWAGPHHLLYSSLPEWAQTLGMIFSVSLWMPSWGGMINGLLTLRGAWDKLRKDPILKFLATAVTFYGMATFEGPLMSIKSVNYLAHFTDWVVGHVHSGTIGWNYMMICGIVYYLVPKMWKTKIFSERLANIHFWTATFGLLLYIMSMWAAGITQGLMWRAVDDQGMLVYDKFIETVVRIVPMYWVRASGGVLVLTGFILMVYNVIKTIKAAPPITEEETFQAAPLASDKEEASATPHRRLEGMPVLFTVLSLLAIVVGTSVELLPALLSESYVEKNPNVKPYTPLELAGRDIYIKEGCYVCHSQQIRPDVSEQLRYGKISTAADSIYDRPFQWGSRRIGPDLARVGGKYNDTWHFKHMEDPRAVTKGSIMPTYPWLRMKKTDFGSLRPKLKVMAALGVPYSESDIENAADLAMKQAAKIAEKLMNDKVTDMNIQNKEIVALIAYLQKLGVDTSK; this is encoded by the coding sequence ATGAGCTCAGACAATGCTGACAATGTAAAGCTCGAAACCTTCTCTTACGACGATAAGGTTGTAAGGTGGTATCTCTTTGCAAGTATTTTTTGGGGGGTTGCAGGACTTCTCGCAGGTGTGACAGTTGCTTTTCAACTGGCCACATGGAAAGCTAACTTTGGTTTAGAATGGTTAACATTTGGCCGTTTGAGACCATTACACACGAATGCTGCGATATTTGCATTCACGGGAAATATGATTTTCTGTGGTGTCTTTTATTCAATGCAAAGACTGTGTAAAACCAGGATTTTCAGTTCCACATTGGCGTGGCTACAATTCTGGGGATGGCAGCTAATTATTGCCCTAGGTGGCGTATCGATTCTCATAGGCTTTTCACACGGGAAAGAATATGCAGAACTTGAGTGGCCATTTGATATCGCAATTGCTGTGGTATGGGTCATGTTTGGTATCAACATGATTGGAACTCTTATCAAAAGAAGAGAGAGACATATCTATGTTGCGATTTGGTTTTATCTTGCAACCTTTGTAACAGTTGCAGTTCTTCATATTGTGAATTCAATAGAATTTCCAGTTTCCCTCATGAAATCTTATCCAGTTTACGCTGGGGTTCAAGATGCACTTGTACAATGGTGGTACGGACACAATGCTGTTGCCTTCTTTTTGACAACACCATTTTTAGGGTTAATGTACTATTTCATACCAAAAGCAGCAAATAGACCTGTTTACTCTTATAGATTGTCCGTGATCCACTTTTGGTCACTGGTTTTTATCTATATCTGGGCCGGTCCTCACCACCTGCTTTACTCTTCTCTACCAGAATGGGCACAAACTCTTGGTATGATCTTCTCAGTTTCTCTTTGGATGCCAAGTTGGGGGGGGATGATTAATGGTCTACTCACTCTAAGAGGTGCATGGGATAAATTAAGAAAAGATCCTATTTTAAAGTTTCTTGCAACTGCAGTAACTTTCTATGGTATGGCAACTTTTGAAGGACCTTTAATGTCTATAAAGTCAGTTAACTACCTAGCTCACTTTACTGATTGGGTTGTTGGACATGTTCACAGCGGAACTATCGGTTGGAACTATATGATGATCTGCGGGATAGTTTATTATCTCGTTCCAAAAATGTGGAAAACAAAAATTTTCTCTGAAAGATTGGCAAATATTCACTTCTGGACAGCTACTTTCGGTCTTCTCCTTTACATAATGTCAATGTGGGCAGCAGGGATTACTCAAGGTCTTATGTGGAGAGCAGTTGATGATCAAGGAATGCTTGTTTATGACAAGTTCATTGAAACTGTTGTAAGAATTGTTCCTATGTATTGGGTTAGAGCAAGTGGTGGGGTTCTTGTCCTAACTGGATTTATTTTGATGGTTTATAACGTCATTAAAACAATTAAGGCCGCTCCTCCGATAACTGAAGAAGAAACTTTCCAAGCAGCTCCTCTTGCATCTGATAAAGAAGAAGCAAGTGCTACTCCCCATAGAAGACTTGAAGGTATGCCCGTCTTATTCACAGTTCTTTCTTTACTTGCAATAGTTGTTGGTACATCTGTTGAGCTTCTACCTGCTCTATTAAGTGAGTCATATGTAGAAAAAAATCCAAACGTAAAACCTTATACTCCGCTTGAACTTGCTGGACGTGATATTTATATCAAAGAAGGTTGTTATGTTTGTCACTCTCAACAGATTCGACCAGATGTTTCAGAGCAACTTAGATATGGAAAGATTTCAACTGCAGCTGATTCAATCTACGATCGTCCTTTCCAGTGGGGTTCTCGTCGTATTGGACCAGATTTAGCTCGTGTAGGTGGAAAGTATAATGATACTTGGCACTTTAAACACATGGAAGATCCTCGCGCTGTTACTAAAGGTTCAATCATGCCAACCTATCCTTGGTTAAGAATGAAGAAAACAGATTTCGGCTCTCTTAGACCAAAGCTTAAAGTAATGGCAGCTCTAGGTGTTCCTTACAGTGAAAGCGATATTGAAAATGCAGCTGATTTGGCAATGAAACAGGCCGCAAAAATTGCTGAGAAACTCATGAACGACAAAGTAACAGATATGAACATTCAAAATAAGGAAATTGTCGCTCTGATCGCTTACTTACAAAAATTAGGTGTTGATACAAGCAAATAG
- a CDS encoding cache domain-containing protein has product MKIIILGLAGLISSGSFAGECSKEITKKQVERVCEAIKAKGMDAKNEELTFENCGKNYVWVQDASKPTLNMIVHPIKRRLNGKRLDQHADENGVKLFVEFDKKAKAEKDGGWVDYMWAKPGKEKATPKTSFVKLCEGKGVKWIAGSGIWKEDLK; this is encoded by the coding sequence ATGAAGATCATAATTTTAGGACTTGCTGGACTAATTTCATCGGGTTCATTTGCCGGAGAATGCAGTAAAGAAATTACAAAAAAACAAGTTGAGCGGGTTTGCGAGGCCATTAAAGCAAAAGGAATGGATGCAAAAAATGAAGAGTTAACTTTTGAAAACTGTGGGAAAAACTATGTTTGGGTACAGGACGCTTCAAAACCAACTTTAAACATGATTGTTCATCCAATTAAAAGACGATTGAATGGGAAACGCCTAGATCAACATGCTGATGAAAACGGAGTAAAGCTATTTGTTGAATTTGACAAAAAAGCTAAGGCCGAAAAAGATGGGGGATGGGTTGACTATATGTGGGCAAAACCCGGAAAAGAAAAAGCTACACCAAAAACTTCATTTGTTAAACTATGCGAAGGAAAAGGAGTTAAATGGATAGCAGGTTCAGGTATCTGGAAAGAAGATCTTAAATAA
- a CDS encoding methyl-accepting chemotaxis protein, with the protein MNLKKTFEKLGLSHKIVSISILIVMIGITTVSAISFYFFRSTLQEIVTNQLESIGDTTANRVEEYGDKSLRFIDRLAHDRLIEGLFLSFESSFYGRGLNPGADEEIFSKDYKSIYSVYSKRLDSMLQDFGFEEIHLSTLDRQIVLSVSVDGNSKMLGKNLENGILKDSKVAKCINSAFSDESDSPHYSGYEYNPIFDEVTAYLCQKAFAEFNHLSEGINIGDTMGVVVAKLKLNHINSIVNRRIGMGETGQAYLIGPDKILRSDFYVHKDEFNVYKSFKENIPVDSETIRNVFKVDSFSQIVKDPAGEKVVSYFKKINFLGQTWGVIVEKQASEVFNAVTKILLFSFVFTAIIIVLSSFVLFYVIPRMVTPVTDAIKSLKNVSGKVNNNSYALKQSSQILDTSSNKVSQSINETMTGLDEVKATLEMNMNYVTKSMDRSKSSAEAAIRGKTYVEQTSLAMDEIETSNDDFASEIDKVNSQLTDIIQIIGEIGDKANVINDIVFQTKLLSFNASVEAARAGEHGKGFAVVAEEVGNLAVASGNAANEIAKILSNSIQTVENIITNSKSSMQNMIDINRAKIQKGQSATKESLEVLEEVMSNAQEVYNMITEIQTASNEQFKGIDHISIQTSELIELAAEFKDLAKNSSSGSDELSNSSSALTSTVSELEDLINQKEEKSAA; encoded by the coding sequence ATGAATCTAAAAAAAACATTTGAAAAACTAGGTTTAAGTCACAAAATTGTTTCTATCTCAATATTAATTGTCATGATAGGAATCACTACTGTGTCAGCAATTTCATTTTATTTTTTTCGATCAACTCTTCAAGAAATCGTAACAAATCAGCTTGAATCAATCGGAGACACTACCGCAAACCGCGTAGAAGAATATGGTGACAAATCACTTCGTTTCATTGATCGTTTGGCACATGATAGACTCATAGAAGGCCTATTCCTATCGTTTGAGTCAAGCTTTTATGGGAGAGGGTTAAATCCAGGCGCCGATGAAGAGATATTTAGTAAAGATTACAAAAGTATCTATAGCGTATATTCTAAAAGACTAGACAGTATGCTTCAAGATTTTGGTTTTGAAGAAATTCACTTATCAACTCTTGATCGTCAGATTGTGCTTTCTGTTAGTGTGGATGGAAACTCAAAAATGCTAGGAAAAAACTTAGAAAATGGAATTTTAAAGGACTCAAAAGTTGCAAAATGTATTAATTCTGCTTTTAGTGATGAGAGTGACTCCCCACACTACAGTGGCTATGAGTATAACCCAATTTTTGATGAAGTTACGGCGTATCTTTGTCAAAAAGCATTTGCAGAGTTTAACCATCTCTCTGAAGGGATAAATATTGGCGATACAATGGGTGTTGTTGTTGCAAAATTAAAACTGAATCACATTAACTCTATTGTAAATAGAAGAATAGGTATGGGTGAAACAGGTCAGGCCTATTTGATAGGGCCAGACAAAATATTGCGTTCTGATTTTTATGTGCATAAGGATGAGTTTAATGTTTATAAATCTTTTAAAGAAAACATACCGGTTGATTCAGAAACAATAAGAAATGTTTTTAAAGTTGATTCTTTCTCTCAAATAGTGAAAGATCCTGCCGGTGAGAAAGTTGTAAGTTACTTTAAAAAAATTAATTTTCTTGGTCAAACATGGGGAGTTATTGTAGAAAAGCAAGCTTCTGAAGTATTCAATGCGGTTACAAAAATACTTCTTTTTTCATTTGTTTTCACAGCAATTATTATCGTTTTGTCATCTTTTGTTCTTTTTTATGTAATCCCAAGAATGGTTACGCCTGTTACAGATGCAATTAAAAGTCTTAAAAATGTTTCAGGAAAAGTGAATAATAATTCCTATGCTTTAAAGCAGAGTTCACAAATTTTAGATACAAGTTCAAATAAGGTATCGCAAAGTATTAATGAAACAATGACTGGACTTGATGAAGTTAAGGCCACTCTAGAGATGAATATGAACTATGTCACCAAGTCGATGGATAGATCTAAGTCAAGTGCTGAAGCGGCGATCAGAGGAAAAACCTATGTCGAGCAAACATCTTTGGCAATGGATGAAATAGAAACTTCAAATGATGACTTTGCTAGTGAAATTGATAAAGTCAATTCGCAATTAACTGACATCATACAGATTATTGGTGAAATTGGTGACAAGGCCAATGTGATTAATGATATTGTTTTTCAAACTAAGCTTTTGTCATTTAATGCATCCGTAGAAGCTGCGAGGGCCGGAGAGCATGGAAAAGGATTTGCAGTTGTTGCTGAAGAAGTTGGAAATCTAGCAGTTGCTTCAGGAAATGCGGCCAACGAAATTGCAAAAATTCTTAGTAATTCCATTCAAACAGTTGAAAATATAATTACGAATTCAAAGTCATCTATGCAAAATATGATTGATATAAATAGAGCTAAAATCCAAAAGGGCCAAAGTGCTACAAAAGAAAGTTTAGAGGTCTTAGAGGAAGTTATGAGCAATGCTCAAGAAGTTTATAATATGATCACAGAGATTCAAACTGCTTCAAATGAGCAATTTAAGGGTATAGATCATATATCAATACAGACTTCTGAGTTAATTGAGCTTGCAGCTGAATTCAAAGACTTAGCAAAAAATTCATCATCTGGATCTGATGAACTTTCAAATTCTTCGAGTGCTCTTACAAGCACGGTCTCAGAGTTAGAGGATCTCATTAATCAAAAAGAAGAAAAATCAGCGGCCTAA
- the ccoG gene encoding cytochrome c oxidase accessory protein CcoG, protein MSDNKDDPRALHENRLATTDEHGHRIFLHPSEVTGYFRNWRNVVYWGLIFLYLILPWIYINGKQVLLLDIAKREFYIFGVTFMGHDAPLLIFLFLGITLGFGFLTSIYGRVWCGWGCPQTVFIDAIYRKIEEIVEGKARVRRKLDKDPWSLDKFRKRIIKWILFVLVSLHIGHTFVGYFVGTHRLLGISLKSPADNLTIFITTMVISLIFLIDFGWFREQFCLIACPYGRFQSVMMDEDSMVIIYDDKRGEPRRTVAPDEASEGDCINCYKCVQVCPTGIDIRRGTQLECIQCTQCIDACDEIMDKVKRPRGLIRYASENSVKGVKAKKLHVRTIIYLAALTIVFIGFIISYNKNMELDALFLRGKGAPFSVVGHEHHDFIQNLYSLGLYYQGEQKYKLFFKVKDGVGTDKIILKTARQPYIHEGKGKQSVPVFFLFPQEILVSGSKVITVEILSGESIQKSKLITEAEVTLVGPTN, encoded by the coding sequence ATGAGTGATAATAAGGATGATCCAAGGGCCCTTCACGAAAATCGACTGGCCACAACTGATGAACATGGACATCGGATTTTTCTCCATCCGTCAGAAGTAACTGGATATTTTAGAAATTGGAGAAATGTCGTTTATTGGGGACTAATCTTCCTCTACCTAATCCTTCCATGGATTTATATAAATGGAAAACAAGTACTCCTTTTAGACATTGCTAAAAGAGAGTTTTATATATTTGGCGTGACCTTTATGGGGCACGATGCTCCCTTACTCATCTTTCTCTTTTTAGGAATCACTCTAGGCTTTGGTTTTTTAACCTCTATCTATGGGAGAGTGTGGTGTGGATGGGGTTGTCCACAGACAGTCTTTATTGATGCCATCTATCGGAAGATAGAAGAAATTGTTGAAGGCAAGGCCAGAGTTCGAAGAAAACTAGATAAAGATCCATGGAGTTTGGATAAATTCAGAAAACGAATAATTAAGTGGATTCTTTTTGTTTTAGTTTCTCTTCACATAGGCCACACCTTTGTTGGTTATTTTGTTGGAACTCACAGACTACTTGGTATTTCTTTAAAATCTCCCGCTGATAATCTCACTATTTTTATTACTACAATGGTCATTTCTCTCATTTTTTTAATAGACTTTGGTTGGTTCAGAGAACAGTTTTGTCTCATCGCCTGTCCATACGGTAGATTTCAAAGTGTCATGATGGATGAAGATTCAATGGTCATCATCTATGACGATAAAAGAGGAGAACCAAGAAGAACTGTTGCTCCTGATGAGGCCAGCGAAGGTGATTGTATTAACTGTTACAAGTGTGTTCAAGTTTGCCCTACTGGCATCGATATACGTAGAGGAACACAATTAGAATGCATCCAATGTACTCAATGTATTGATGCTTGTGATGAAATCATGGATAAGGTTAAAAGACCTCGAGGACTCATTCGATATGCTTCTGAAAACTCTGTAAAAGGAGTCAAAGCGAAAAAACTGCATGTTAGAACAATTATCTATCTCGCTGCTCTGACGATTGTGTTTATTGGTTTTATTATTTCTTACAACAAAAATATGGAACTAGACGCTCTGTTTCTTCGTGGAAAAGGAGCTCCATTTAGTGTAGTTGGTCATGAACATCATGACTTTATTCAAAATCTCTACTCTCTTGGGCTCTATTACCAAGGTGAGCAAAAATATAAGCTCTTTTTTAAAGTTAAAGATGGTGTTGGAACAGATAAAATAATTCTCAAAACAGCAAGACAGCCCTATATACATGAGGGAAAGGGTAAACAGTCTGTACCTGTTTTTTTCCTTTTCCCTCAAGAAATACTTGTATCTGGTTCTAAAGTGATCACTGTTGAAATACTCAGTGGGGAGAGTATTCAGAAATCAAAACTCATAACAGAGGCCGAGGTTACACTTGTCGGACCAACTAACTAA
- a CDS encoding sulfite exporter TauE/SafE family protein yields MSDQLTNLANAPIWLVPWFSFLAGLGGSLHCIGMCGGLVVSCGTTKKNLVGYHSGRFIGYALLGALGGYLGAIFTVQRDKPILALIPTVFIGLIFIYLGVKTFLKSKTPHLIPQFLSRNFSKFQKIAFAKSIQSQNSFIIGFLSILLPCGLLYGVVLTIAMFQAPTVGMISMITFWAGTLPGLVFAPTLFRKIFNPIKLKLPTLSSLLLILIGLSTIVWRVYQFNINDGICH; encoded by the coding sequence TTGTCGGACCAACTAACTAATCTTGCAAACGCGCCCATATGGCTTGTGCCTTGGTTCAGTTTTTTGGCCGGCCTTGGTGGCAGCTTACATTGCATTGGAATGTGCGGGGGACTTGTTGTTTCATGTGGTACCACAAAAAAAAACTTAGTCGGATATCACTCGGGTAGGTTTATAGGATATGCTTTACTAGGTGCTCTAGGAGGTTATCTCGGAGCAATTTTTACAGTTCAAAGAGATAAACCAATTCTTGCTCTCATTCCTACTGTGTTTATTGGCCTTATCTTTATCTACTTAGGTGTAAAAACTTTCTTAAAATCTAAAACTCCTCATCTCATACCTCAATTTCTTTCAAGAAATTTTTCTAAATTTCAAAAAATTGCTTTTGCAAAGTCAATCCAGTCTCAAAACTCTTTTATCATTGGTTTCCTATCAATTCTTTTACCTTGTGGGCTTTTGTATGGAGTTGTTCTTACAATTGCCATGTTTCAGGCCCCAACAGTTGGAATGATTTCAATGATTACTTTTTGGGCCGGAACTCTTCCTGGTCTTGTATTTGCTCCAACTCTATTTAGAAAAATTTTTAATCCAATCAAATTAAAACTGCCTACCTTATCTTCACTTCTATTGATTCTGATTGGACTTTCAACTATTGTTTGGAGAGTCTATCAATTTAATATAAATGATGGAATTTGCCATTAA
- the ccoS gene encoding cbb3-type cytochrome oxidase assembly protein CcoS, giving the protein MNIVYFLIPIALLLGALFVGAFIWATKTGQYEDLDTPSHRILLDDDNINDNLKKDEE; this is encoded by the coding sequence ATGAATATAGTTTATTTTCTTATTCCAATAGCACTTCTGCTTGGTGCCCTATTTGTGGGAGCATTTATATGGGCCACTAAAACAGGACAGTATGAGGACCTAGATACTCCATCGCACAGAATTCTATTAGATGATGATAATATTAACGATAACTTAAAAAAGGATGAAGAATGA
- a CDS encoding c-type cytochrome: MSDDNQKVEVFENEKSLLLDHNYDGIHEFNYPLPSWWVWTWAISIIFSVLYWLYYEMGGPTLRDEFKNEWAKVEKVRAENAAKLDNFEPELFAATIADNGVEEGKKVFTQYCVECHKEGGRGDIGPNLTDKYWILAKGTPETIFPVVVKGSEENGMPAWGEMIEKKEIYQVISYVMTLVNTNHPEGKAPQGELVE, translated from the coding sequence ATGAGTGATGACAACCAAAAAGTCGAGGTCTTCGAAAATGAGAAGTCTTTGCTCCTCGACCACAATTATGATGGTATTCACGAGTTTAATTACCCTCTACCATCGTGGTGGGTGTGGACGTGGGCCATTTCAATCATTTTTTCAGTCCTCTATTGGCTATATTATGAAATGGGAGGACCTACTCTTAGAGATGAATTCAAAAATGAGTGGGCAAAAGTTGAAAAAGTTAGAGCTGAAAATGCAGCTAAATTGGATAATTTTGAACCTGAACTATTTGCAGCAACAATTGCTGACAATGGTGTAGAAGAAGGTAAAAAAGTATTTACCCAATATTGTGTAGAATGCCATAAAGAAGGTGGTAGGGGAGACATTGGACCAAACCTAACCGATAAATATTGGATTCTAGCAAAAGGAACACCTGAGACCATCTTTCCTGTTGTCGTAAAAGGCTCTGAAGAGAACGGTATGCCAGCATGGGGTGAAATGATTGAGAAAAAAGAGATTTACCAAGTTATTTCTTATGTCATGACACTGGTAAATACAAATCATCCTGAGGGGAAAGCACCTCAAGGAGAGCTTGTTGAGTAA
- a CDS encoding ankyrin repeat domain-containing protein: protein MILRKIKLISFIYLFSIVWLVSCQLEPVDESASVDFSNSTSDTSKELDMLDSKMGDDDMQELSSNEKEEKEFEEDDKSEETVAGTMNEDEEMPSDEDYLDEENESEELSELMAIAEDKKVEKIKKIVKKEAPSKIIITNNALIKAAQIGTPETIRYLISTGLDINFKNDQGVTALHSAAVNKRWENVKALIKLGASKEISDSKGQTAKQVAELTKHKLTISAFDTDPIRKISSEEE, encoded by the coding sequence ATGATTTTAAGAAAAATTAAATTGATTAGTTTTATTTATCTTTTTTCAATAGTTTGGCTCGTTTCTTGCCAGCTTGAACCTGTGGATGAAAGTGCGAGTGTCGATTTTTCAAATAGCACTTCAGATACATCTAAAGAACTAGATATGCTTGACAGCAAAATGGGTGATGATGATATGCAAGAGTTATCTAGTAATGAAAAGGAAGAAAAGGAATTTGAAGAAGATGATAAATCTGAAGAAACTGTAGCAGGAACAATGAACGAAGATGAAGAAATGCCAAGTGACGAAGATTATTTGGACGAAGAGAATGAAAGTGAAGAATTAAGTGAACTCATGGCCATTGCTGAAGATAAAAAGGTTGAAAAGATCAAAAAAATTGTTAAGAAGGAAGCACCTAGTAAAATTATCATCACTAACAATGCATTAATTAAAGCTGCCCAAATTGGAACACCTGAAACGATTAGATATCTCATTAGTACGGGTTTAGATATTAATTTTAAAAATGACCAGGGAGTTACGGCGTTACATTCTGCGGCGGTTAACAAACGATGGGAAAATGTGAAAGCGCTTATCAAATTGGGTGCGAGTAAAGAAATATCAGATTCAAAGGGACAAACAGCAAAGCAAGTCGCAGAACTTACGAAGCATAAACTCACAATAAGTGCTTTTGATACAGATCCAATCAGAAAAATTTCATCTGAAGAGGAATAA
- a CDS encoding cbb3-type cytochrome c oxidase subunit 3 produces the protein MKSEVLNSAGYTVLPIIAMILFALVFLGVVFKTMRKSNESDYKESEQLPLDLNNQENNNE, from the coding sequence ATGAAGTCTGAAGTTTTGAATAGTGCAGGGTATACGGTATTACCAATCATTGCCATGATTTTGTTTGCTCTCGTTTTTCTTGGAGTCGTTTTTAAAACAATGAGAAAAAGTAATGAAAGCGATTACAAAGAAAGTGAACAATTACCATTAGATTTAAATAATCAGGAGAATAATAATGAGTGA
- a CDS encoding response regulator produces MQISKDARFIIIDDQAVVRMAVRTHLKEIGFNGEILMAEDGDVALKIMEDLFSQGKEIDMIICDLAMPNVDGFKVLEHVRGDSRYEKIPFIMLTAESEINTVMKVIDLGATNYIVKPWSLQTLQRKLAESWIKVERKIKNKEKKEEAIRENEKRKSNDFIDLKSNRESALSETKFKALILSEGNPLIANQNTNLKNQKTDPYLDKLKKSLLEGNLEDVKNAKLEENLSDDIGDIEWEGEDITQAAINVSKFLGISEAHPISNTVCKIKWKKVDGPQSYLIFKKVHNILDLVGNTNANADFYFIRNLAPGESYEFLVRQIDQSGITDKNEVTLKVKMPKKSPQDYSELGIWYCAAELDAAEGEKIHNWPDLSSNKNHAIFIDKNNVKPPELTFESFNGLPSLKFRGRGQLISEDIITNIDSSFTFFIVCKLHSQIGDYSRILGPYSKDGVGINDLFLASELNDGNLGIYQKENRSTGKSLPEGEHLLTFELNENGQGRVWRNGRPFGDAFSYQATPLLHIVISGLNFKERAAQFFQGDLAEIIVYKRTLDEVELKELNSQLMERWRL; encoded by the coding sequence ATGCAAATTAGCAAGGATGCGAGATTTATTATAATTGACGATCAGGCCGTCGTTCGCATGGCCGTCAGAACTCATCTCAAGGAAATCGGTTTTAATGGTGAAATCCTTATGGCCGAAGATGGTGACGTGGCCCTTAAAATTATGGAAGATCTCTTTTCTCAAGGAAAAGAAATTGACATGATAATATGTGACCTGGCCATGCCAAATGTTGATGGATTTAAAGTTCTTGAACACGTACGTGGAGATTCAAGATATGAAAAAATACCATTTATCATGTTAACTGCTGAAAGTGAAATCAACACAGTTATGAAAGTGATAGATCTTGGGGCCACAAATTATATTGTTAAACCATGGTCGTTACAAACGTTGCAACGTAAACTCGCCGAATCCTGGATCAAAGTTGAAAGAAAAATCAAAAATAAAGAAAAGAAAGAAGAAGCAATTAGAGAAAATGAAAAAAGAAAAAGTAATGATTTTATAGATCTAAAATCTAATCGTGAAAGTGCACTGAGTGAAACAAAATTTAAAGCACTTATACTAAGTGAGGGTAATCCATTAATTGCAAATCAAAATACAAATTTAAAAAATCAAAAAACGGATCCATATCTAGATAAACTAAAAAAATCATTACTTGAAGGAAATCTTGAAGATGTTAAAAATGCAAAACTTGAGGAAAATTTAAGTGATGACATTGGAGATATTGAATGGGAAGGTGAAGATATCACTCAAGCTGCCATCAATGTATCAAAGTTTTTGGGGATTTCTGAGGCCCATCCCATTTCAAATACTGTCTGTAAAATAAAATGGAAAAAAGTAGATGGCCCACAATCTTATTTGATCTTTAAAAAAGTACACAATATTCTTGATCTTGTAGGTAACACAAATGCAAATGCAGATTTTTATTTTATCCGAAACCTCGCACCTGGAGAATCCTACGAATTTCTAGTTAGGCAAATTGATCAATCAGGAATTACAGACAAAAATGAAGTGACCTTAAAAGTTAAAATGCCAAAAAAATCACCTCAAGATTATTCTGAGTTGGGCATATGGTATTGTGCTGCAGAATTAGATGCAGCAGAAGGTGAAAAGATACATAATTGGCCAGACCTTTCATCAAATAAAAACCATGCAATCTTCATAGATAAAAATAATGTAAAACCACCTGAATTAACCTTTGAGAGCTTCAACGGACTTCCAAGTTTAAAGTTTCGGGGAAGGGGCCAGCTGATTTCAGAAGATATTATTACAAATATTGACTCCTCTTTTACTTTTTTTATTGTTTGCAAGCTCCACTCTCAAATTGGAGATTATTCACGTATTTTAGGGCCTTACAGCAAAGATGGAGTGGGAATCAATGACCTTTTCTTGGCCAGTGAACTCAATGACGGAAATTTGGGAATTTATCAAAAAGAAAATCGATCCACCGGAAAGTCACTACCCGAAGGTGAGCACCTACTGACATTTGAATTAAATGAAAATGGACAGGGGAGAGTTTGGCGTAACGGTAGGCCCTTTGGCGATGCTTTTTCTTATCAAGCAACTCCATTGCTACATATTGTCATTAGTGGACTTAATTTCAAAGAGCGCGCAGCGCAATTTTTTCAGGGTGACCTCGCAGAGATTATTGTTTATAAACGTACTCTAGACGAAGTTGAGCTAAAAGAACTTAATTCTCAACTCATGGAACGATGGCGACTCTAA